From the genome of Desulfovibrio gilichinskyi, one region includes:
- a CDS encoding HD domain-containing phosphohydrolase: MKFKILLVDDEPNVLSALKRQLRGDYDVETSEDPTLAIRALNNKVPFAAVISDFRMPKMNGIEFLKEVRKRSPETTRIMLTGYADLDNAIRAVNDGHVFRFLTKPCENEVLLENLKEGVDQYELVTGKRILLEKTLKGSVELLGEITSLVKPEAGARINRVRRYVRYLAEKKGVKDFWRYDIATMLSQLGTLILPPGTLDILLEGKELNPEQLQMFEMHPVIAKSLVAKLPRLEAIAEMISYQLKGFDGSGTPRDAVKGEKIPLGGRILRIALDYDLQLQHEDNPKKAFANIEEVSELYDPELLYYLEGMLGVEARYVVKELGIDELYPGMILYEDVASTQGAMLLRKSLELDKDKIDRIHMFASKIGIKLPLLVLTSK; encoded by the coding sequence ATGAAGTTTAAAATATTACTTGTTGACGATGAACCGAATGTTCTTTCTGCGCTCAAAAGACAGCTTCGAGGTGATTATGATGTCGAAACTTCAGAAGATCCAACACTGGCTATACGTGCGCTCAATAACAAGGTTCCATTTGCGGCTGTTATTTCTGACTTCCGTATGCCTAAAATGAACGGTATAGAATTTTTAAAAGAAGTCAGAAAGCGCAGTCCTGAGACAACCAGAATTATGCTTACAGGTTATGCTGACCTTGATAATGCAATACGCGCTGTAAACGATGGTCACGTGTTTCGTTTTTTAACAAAGCCTTGCGAAAATGAAGTTCTGCTTGAAAATCTGAAGGAAGGCGTTGATCAATATGAATTAGTAACCGGTAAACGTATTTTACTTGAGAAGACGCTTAAAGGAAGCGTTGAACTGCTGGGTGAAATTACTTCGCTGGTTAAGCCTGAAGCCGGAGCCCGTATAAACAGGGTCCGCCGTTATGTTCGGTATCTGGCTGAAAAAAAAGGAGTAAAAGATTTCTGGAGATATGATATTGCTACTATGCTCTCTCAACTGGGGACTCTCATACTTCCACCTGGTACATTAGATATACTGCTCGAAGGAAAAGAGCTTAATCCTGAACAGCTTCAGATGTTTGAGATGCACCCGGTTATAGCTAAAAGTCTTGTTGCTAAGCTGCCTAGACTTGAAGCAATTGCTGAAATGATATCATATCAGCTTAAGGGGTTTGACGGTTCAGGAACCCCGCGTGATGCCGTTAAAGGAGAAAAAATACCTTTAGGTGGGCGTATTCTCAGAATTGCTTTGGATTATGATTTGCAATTACAGCATGAGGATAATCCTAAGAAGGCATTTGCAAATATCGAGGAAGTTTCAGAGCTGTATGATCCAGAACTGTTGTATTATTTAGAAGGCATGCTTGGCGTCGAAGCCAGATATGTGGTTAAAGAGCTTGGAATTGATGAATTGTACCCTGGAATGATTTTGTATGAGGATGTTGCATCAACGCAAGGGGCAATGTTGCTTAGAAAAAGTTTAGAACTTGATAAAGATAAAATTGACCGTATTCATATGTTTGCATCCAAAATAGGTATTAAATTACCTTTGTTAGTTCTGACTTCGAAGTAG
- a CDS encoding HD domain-containing phosphohydrolase, whose amino-acid sequence MPENINYNAEHVLFVDDEPNILQSYLRTLRSKFSVSIALGGKAALELLESSPPYTVVISDIKMPGMDGVELLSIVRERYPDTVRMVLTGYADLNIAMSAVNQGDIFRFLTKPCHPDDLTKAIVSGVKQYKMTQASRELVAVRRMKEALEGSLRAFTRLVEFRDPYTAGHMDRTAEISSLIATRLGLSPDIIQGLHLAALVHDIGKIAVPSGVLNKPGVLSDAEFALIKTHSLVGAEIFETLATDWPIQRIVLEHHERIDGSGYPNGLKGDEILLESKIISVADSIDAILTTRPYREALNKQKCIDLLEKEKGIKLDTSCVDAGVALLKEGVIFKDLPF is encoded by the coding sequence ATGCCTGAAAATATAAACTATAATGCAGAACATGTTCTTTTTGTTGATGATGAACCTAACATCCTGCAAAGTTATTTAAGAACTCTTAGGTCCAAATTTTCTGTCAGTATAGCACTTGGAGGTAAGGCCGCTCTTGAGTTGTTGGAATCATCCCCACCGTACACGGTTGTTATTTCTGATATAAAAATGCCTGGAATGGATGGAGTGGAGTTGTTATCCATCGTCCGTGAGCGGTATCCTGATACTGTCAGAATGGTTTTAACTGGCTATGCGGACTTAAATATTGCAATGAGCGCAGTAAACCAAGGTGATATTTTCAGGTTTTTGACTAAACCTTGTCATCCTGATGATTTGACAAAAGCCATAGTTTCTGGGGTTAAGCAGTACAAAATGACGCAGGCTTCAAGAGAGCTTGTTGCAGTCAGACGGATGAAAGAAGCTTTGGAAGGATCATTGCGGGCCTTTACCCGTCTGGTAGAATTTCGCGATCCATATACAGCAGGGCATATGGACCGGACAGCAGAAATATCCTCGCTTATAGCAACTAGGCTCGGCCTGAGTCCTGATATTATCCAAGGGTTACACTTAGCTGCTTTGGTCCATGATATCGGCAAGATAGCTGTTCCGTCAGGTGTTCTGAATAAACCGGGGGTCTTAAGCGATGCAGAATTCGCGCTCATTAAAACTCATTCACTGGTGGGGGCCGAGATTTTTGAAACATTGGCAACTGACTGGCCGATTCAGCGGATTGTTCTTGAGCATCATGAGCGCATAGACGGCTCAGGATATCCAAACGGCTTGAAAGGTGATGAAATTCTGCTTGAGTCAAAAATAATTTCTGTGGCTGATTCTATTGATGCTATTTTGACGACACGCCCCTATCGAGAGGCTTTAAACAAGCAAAAATGTATAGATCTTTTGGAGAAAGAAAAAGGGATCAAGCTCGATACGTCCTGTGTCGATGCCGGTGTTGCTTTACTTAAAGAAGGGGTTATTTTTAAGGATCTACCGTTTTAA
- a CDS encoding PAS domain S-box protein: MLQQKKRLILLAMIMVLLVGAVSIISTSLLYRTSIIEQKSRLSELVKSQAILISELSITNSNLDHKIGKTKHLETLLHHLANAYKKYKINRESGEFTLGIKADENIQFLILNAEIVSTSQKAAFIHFGSDRGIPMQMALSGKSGTITALDYAGHNVLAAYTSLNIDGQTIGLVAKINLSEIKKPFIQTNFIVFGLGIILTTIGLFLFIKISGPLLLKITESEKNYRNLVEGSNSIILRINKMGIISFANSFSKNFFNHDGKNIVGLPAILLLASQSEYANNSSSLSSILAFWGDGEGPHEKSVHLNDGRIAWISWRVRKIVDSNEAVEELLCIGNDITTTHISRENLKESESRHRIIFENSPLGMVRFNPEGIILDCNSKIIEILDSTREKLVGFNVAQNASPKMQEAIKKALAGESSIYEDLYTSVTGNKTSYVRAVFNPVRSGKTSTEVIGTLEDISDRIDVERNLAESEERFRGIAKASPVGIIITDIKGSLLYANERMMELTGRNYTDQTGLSWMNNIHNKDKSNLITNWYNANFISKNRLEFRIVHNSGVTLWILGQIVELNDKNEQMIGYVITMTDITQIKTTELEHTRLTAAIDQAAESVMITNTDGIITYVNPAFQKISGYSAEEAIGKKPRFLQSGEQDSLFYDKLWDTILAGHIWEGKFVNIKKDGKHYTQEASIGPIRDETGKIINFVCVSRDISKQLVVEAQLRQAQKLESIGELAAGIAHEINTPTQYVSTNNQFMKEAFTTLLAITNNYRELITAVKSGESQDELLKRAESGLDDDELTYLEEDIPNAISESETGLKRISEIVQSVKQLAHPGEVKKGLYDLGNIIRNAVTVSTNEWKYVSEIELNIDENLPELLCLKGEIGQVMLNLIINAAHAIESKLGKNTEHKGKITISTYKEEDWAVLKVSDTGTGMPKNVAKRAFDPFFTTKEVGKGTGQGLAIAHNVIVNMHNGVLDLETEEGIGTTFTVKLPLEGAGQQLN, translated from the coding sequence ATGCTCCAGCAAAAAAAACGTCTTATATTACTGGCTATGATAATGGTATTGCTTGTCGGGGCTGTGTCCATAATCAGCACAAGCTTACTATACAGAACCTCCATTATCGAGCAAAAATCCAGACTTAGTGAATTAGTTAAAAGTCAGGCCATCCTCATCAGCGAATTAAGTATTACAAATTCAAATCTTGATCATAAAATAGGTAAAACCAAACATCTTGAAACATTACTCCACCACTTAGCAAATGCATACAAAAAGTACAAAATTAACAGGGAAAGTGGTGAGTTCACTTTAGGAATCAAAGCTGACGAGAATATACAATTTCTTATTTTGAATGCAGAAATAGTTTCCACAAGTCAAAAAGCAGCCTTTATCCACTTCGGTAGCGACCGCGGCATCCCCATGCAAATGGCTCTATCAGGAAAATCCGGTACAATAACCGCTCTGGACTATGCAGGCCATAACGTTCTGGCAGCGTACACATCACTCAATATTGACGGCCAAACTATCGGACTTGTCGCAAAGATTAATTTATCTGAAATCAAAAAACCTTTTATCCAAACGAACTTTATAGTCTTCGGTTTAGGAATTATACTTACTACTATCGGGCTTTTTCTCTTCATTAAAATTAGCGGACCACTACTTTTAAAAATAACAGAAAGTGAAAAGAACTATCGCAATTTAGTTGAAGGATCAAACAGTATTATTCTTCGCATAAACAAGATGGGCATAATCAGTTTTGCTAATAGCTTTTCCAAAAACTTTTTCAACCACGACGGTAAAAATATTGTCGGCCTTCCGGCAATTTTACTGCTTGCTTCGCAATCTGAGTATGCAAACAACTCATCTTCTCTAAGCAGTATTCTAGCTTTTTGGGGTGACGGAGAAGGACCTCACGAAAAATCAGTTCATCTTAATGATGGAAGGATTGCTTGGATTTCATGGAGAGTCAGAAAAATTGTGGACTCAAATGAAGCGGTTGAAGAACTTCTTTGCATAGGCAATGACATCACCACAACTCATATATCGAGAGAAAATTTAAAGGAAAGTGAATCACGACATAGGATAATATTTGAGAATTCTCCTTTAGGAATGGTCCGCTTCAACCCTGAAGGAATAATTCTCGACTGTAACAGCAAAATAATTGAAATATTAGATTCTACCAGAGAGAAATTAGTCGGCTTTAATGTGGCGCAGAATGCTTCACCAAAAATGCAAGAAGCTATTAAAAAGGCATTAGCCGGAGAGTCAAGCATTTATGAAGATCTCTATACTTCCGTTACTGGAAATAAAACAAGCTATGTACGGGCTGTATTTAATCCAGTTAGATCAGGTAAAACATCAACGGAAGTAATCGGAACACTTGAAGATATATCTGACCGCATTGACGTTGAAAGAAACCTTGCAGAAAGTGAAGAACGCTTCAGAGGAATTGCAAAGGCTTCTCCTGTAGGGATCATCATTACCGATATTAAAGGAAGTCTTCTCTACGCAAATGAAAGGATGATGGAACTTACTGGAAGAAATTACACTGATCAGACAGGCCTGTCATGGATGAACAATATCCACAATAAGGATAAATCAAACTTAATTACAAACTGGTATAACGCTAATTTTATAAGTAAAAATAGATTAGAATTTCGGATTGTCCATAACTCCGGCGTAACATTATGGATACTCGGACAAATCGTTGAGCTTAATGACAAAAACGAACAAATGATCGGATATGTCATAACTATGACAGATATTACTCAGATCAAAACTACAGAACTAGAACACACAAGACTTACTGCTGCTATTGATCAAGCTGCGGAATCTGTCATGATCACGAATACTGACGGTATAATAACTTATGTAAATCCGGCATTTCAAAAAATTTCAGGATACTCGGCTGAAGAAGCCATAGGTAAAAAACCACGATTCCTCCAGAGCGGAGAGCAAGACAGCCTTTTCTATGACAAGCTATGGGACACAATTTTAGCCGGTCATATATGGGAAGGAAAATTTGTTAATATCAAAAAAGATGGAAAACACTACACACAAGAAGCTTCCATCGGACCAATCCGAGATGAAACAGGTAAAATCATAAATTTTGTGTGTGTATCCCGCGACATAAGCAAACAATTAGTGGTTGAAGCTCAACTGAGACAAGCTCAGAAACTTGAGTCAATCGGTGAACTTGCTGCCGGAATAGCCCATGAGATTAACACCCCTACACAATATGTCAGTACAAACAATCAGTTTATGAAGGAAGCGTTCACTACGCTTCTTGCGATTACTAATAATTACAGAGAACTTATTACAGCGGTCAAGTCAGGAGAATCTCAAGATGAATTGCTGAAAAGAGCGGAAAGCGGACTTGATGACGATGAGCTTACCTATTTAGAGGAAGATATTCCAAACGCTATTTCGGAATCAGAAACAGGACTAAAACGGATCTCTGAGATTGTTCAATCAGTCAAGCAACTGGCCCATCCAGGTGAGGTAAAAAAAGGACTTTATGATTTAGGCAATATAATTCGCAACGCGGTAACGGTTTCAACTAATGAATGGAAATACGTTTCAGAAATTGAATTAAATATCGACGAAAATTTACCGGAACTACTCTGTTTAAAAGGCGAAATAGGACAAGTAATGCTTAACCTCATTATTAATGCAGCGCACGCTATTGAATCTAAACTTGGTAAAAATACTGAACATAAAGGAAAAATTACCATATCAACTTACAAAGAAGAAGACTGGGCCGTTCTAAAAGTTTCCGACACAGGAACCGGGATGCCTAAAAATGTCGCTAAACGGGCTTTTGATCCGTTCTTTACTACTAAGGAAGTGGGCAAAGGAACCGGTCAGGGATTAGCTATTGCCCATAACGTGATTGTGAACATGCATAATGGCGTGCTTGATTTGGAAACTGAAGAAGGCATAGGAACAACCTTTACGGTCAAACTGCCTTTAGAAGGTGCGGGACAACAACTTAATTAA
- a CDS encoding mechanosensitive ion channel family protein produces MNATGGIIGKILVDSNLDKQLDFLQPDFLRGLLEQSIGFVSLYGVRLLVAILVLFVGKLFARQASSLISRVMGKAKVDDILTSFIQNIVYYVMLAAFVVAALGQAGINITSFLAVLGAAGLAVGLALKDTLSNFAAGVMLIILRLFKKGDYVTIAGTSGTVQSLSAFYTELSTPDNQKVVVPNSSILNTVIINTTAHKTRRIDLVIGIGYEDDIPKAKEILAQILSENTTILKSPAPTIVVGELGDSSINLLVRPWVRTADYWTVRWDLLEGIKITLDKAGISIPYPQTDVHLYKEDSES; encoded by the coding sequence ATGAATGCAACTGGCGGAATCATAGGGAAAATATTGGTAGATTCTAATCTGGATAAACAGCTGGATTTTCTTCAGCCCGATTTTTTAAGAGGTCTGCTTGAACAGAGTATCGGGTTTGTAAGTCTTTACGGAGTAAGACTACTTGTCGCTATTTTGGTCCTGTTCGTAGGTAAGCTTTTTGCCCGTCAAGCTTCAAGTTTGATTAGCCGAGTTATGGGAAAGGCTAAGGTTGACGATATCTTAACCTCATTTATTCAAAATATAGTTTACTATGTAATGCTTGCAGCGTTTGTTGTTGCTGCGCTTGGGCAGGCGGGTATCAACATAACTTCATTCCTTGCTGTGTTAGGTGCTGCAGGTCTTGCTGTAGGTTTGGCCTTAAAGGATACTCTTTCTAATTTCGCAGCCGGAGTTATGCTCATAATTCTGCGCCTTTTTAAGAAAGGGGACTATGTAACAATTGCAGGAACATCTGGAACAGTGCAGTCTTTGTCCGCATTTTATACAGAATTATCCACACCTGATAATCAGAAAGTTGTTGTTCCTAACTCTTCAATTCTTAATACCGTAATAATTAATACTACCGCTCATAAGACAAGGCGTATTGATCTGGTTATCGGCATCGGGTACGAAGATGATATTCCAAAAGCCAAAGAGATTCTTGCACAAATTCTTTCTGAAAATACGACTATTCTCAAATCTCCTGCACCTACAATTGTTGTAGGAGAACTTGGCGATTCCAGCATAAATCTGCTTGTCCGGCCATGGGTAAGAACTGCTGATTACTGGACCGTGCGTTGGGATTTGCTGGAAGGTATTAAAATTACTCTTGATAAGGCCGGTATTTCGATCCCATATCCACAGACTGATGTTCATTTGTACAAGGAAGATAGCGAAAGTTAG
- a CDS encoding BON domain-containing protein, which produces MNKILSSISLVLLFSLSLNCTFHESTAHAGFLPFGRMYKAAKDDRAYVVQASDTRLQLQLHKAILAENPSDILAISTFVYLGHGFLVGEVSSEEQSRSLVDAAKNVSGLNGISYYLPLKKNGENYETSSAFEIKIKGMLEPDYPSSKLTVKVVQNVVVALGVLTEQEQEKALNSLKNFNGVAKVINFIQSPSGAESKRDRPRPLRNFLN; this is translated from the coding sequence ATGAATAAGATATTATCATCTATCAGCCTTGTGCTCTTGTTTTCTCTATCTCTTAACTGCACGTTTCATGAGAGTACTGCCCATGCCGGATTTCTCCCTTTCGGGAGAATGTACAAAGCGGCAAAAGATGACCGTGCATATGTGGTGCAAGCCAGTGATACAAGACTTCAATTACAACTTCATAAAGCTATATTGGCAGAGAATCCGTCTGACATTTTAGCCATAAGTACATTTGTTTATCTTGGACACGGTTTTCTTGTGGGGGAAGTAAGCAGCGAAGAGCAGAGTAGGAGCCTAGTAGACGCGGCCAAAAATGTCAGCGGACTAAACGGTATCAGCTACTATCTTCCACTTAAAAAAAATGGTGAAAATTACGAAACATCTTCGGCATTTGAAATAAAAATCAAAGGAATGCTGGAGCCGGACTACCCTTCATCAAAACTCACAGTGAAAGTAGTTCAAAATGTAGTTGTAGCCCTTGGAGTATTAACCGAACAAGAACAGGAAAAAGCACTTAATTCGCTTAAAAATTTTAATGGAGTTGCCAAAGTCATTAACTTTATTCAATCCCCTTCCGGAGCAGAATCAAAGCGGGATCGTCCGAGACCTTTGCGCAACTTTCTTAATTAA
- a CDS encoding putative quinol monooxygenase: MIILTAAIKAKIGKEAELEKILRAMVFKTAQETGSMEYRLHKSTSNQGSFLFYEKYSDQAAFEAHSSSEYCSNLGAQISDLIAEDPILEFYDFIDGIPE, encoded by the coding sequence ATGATTATCCTGACCGCAGCAATTAAGGCTAAAATAGGCAAAGAAGCAGAACTCGAAAAAATACTCCGCGCCATGGTTTTCAAAACAGCTCAGGAAACAGGATCAATGGAGTACCGGCTGCATAAATCAACAAGCAACCAAGGAAGTTTTTTGTTTTATGAAAAATACTCAGATCAGGCAGCGTTTGAGGCCCACTCATCCTCTGAATACTGCTCAAACCTCGGCGCACAAATCAGCGATTTGATAGCAGAAGACCCAATCCTCGAATTCTATGATTTTATTGATGGAATTCCTGAATAA
- a CDS encoding STAS domain-containing protein, giving the protein MTNKHNIKSSNILENRIFSDNLSGQIIGTGHKHDSGESRANLLPFEFFEKKRADSTVLILQGIYNTQTVKYLKTRLYELAGEWDGKLIIDLKKILFIDVACLAAFLKAHKLAESRNGKVVFINRNEKIKRAFQIAKIDSILNIAFSLEEADDLLNGKVHAS; this is encoded by the coding sequence ATGACAAACAAGCATAACATAAAGAGTAGTAACATACTTGAAAATCGCATCTTTTCGGACAACTTGTCCGGTCAGATTATTGGCACAGGACATAAGCATGATTCTGGGGAGAGTCGTGCGAACTTGTTACCATTTGAATTTTTTGAAAAGAAGAGGGCTGATTCAACGGTACTTATTCTTCAGGGAATATACAATACACAAACGGTAAAGTATTTAAAGACGCGCTTATATGAGTTAGCCGGAGAATGGGATGGCAAGCTTATTATTGATCTTAAAAAGATATTGTTTATAGATGTTGCGTGTCTGGCCGCTTTTTTAAAGGCGCATAAGCTGGCTGAAAGCAGAAATGGGAAGGTCGTTTTTATTAATAGAAACGAAAAGATCAAGAGGGCTTTTCAGATCGCTAAGATTGACAGTATTTTGAATATTGCTTTCAGCTTGGAAGAGGCCGATGATTTATTAAATGGCAAGGTTCATGCTTCATAA
- a CDS encoding response regulator, with the protein MSYTILVLDDDLHVRESMVIALEDEGFTVYQAESSEVAFRMLDTVQIDLAIVDLRLPGMDGVEFIATAIKLWSDLKFIIYTGSPEYDISPELNSEMNVSKIIFLKPLMDCRTIFTEIHKMLG; encoded by the coding sequence ATGTCATACACTATACTAGTTCTTGATGATGATCTGCATGTCAGAGAGAGTATGGTAATTGCTCTGGAAGATGAAGGATTCACGGTATATCAGGCTGAAAGCTCTGAAGTAGCCTTCAGGATGCTTGATACTGTTCAGATTGATTTAGCAATTGTTGATTTGCGACTTCCGGGAATGGATGGGGTTGAGTTTATCGCTACGGCTATAAAACTATGGTCTGATTTGAAATTTATTATTTACACAGGGTCTCCTGAGTACGATATTTCCCCTGAGCTTAATTCGGAAATGAACGTGTCAAAAATTATTTTTCTCAAACCACTGATGGATTGCAGGACTATTTTTACGGAAATACATAAAATGCTTGGTTAG
- the hpnA gene encoding hopanoid-associated sugar epimerase — protein sequence MHALVTGATGLIGSNLVPILIEQGYKVRAFVRDPEKAKLFLNDDVEIYTGHLNDEKAIETALKGCRFLFHLAADYRLWVPDPQSMYLTNVDGTRLLMEKALEAGIQRIVYTSSVCTLGCRSDGIPANEELVSNLKDMISPYKKSKFLAEKAVSRMVRENGLPAVIVNPSTPVGPGDSRPTPTGSMILGTARDGGRFYADTGLNIAHVQDIARGHLLALEKGTIGRRYILGGDNLHLKELFKITAKAAGMPGPIYKIPTAALYPIAVISEFLANLNLIKEPAATLDSIRMASKIMFYSSKRAETELGYTHRPAIEAVEDAIRWFRENGMLD from the coding sequence ATGCATGCACTTGTCACCGGCGCAACCGGACTTATCGGCTCTAATCTTGTACCTATCTTAATCGAGCAGGGGTACAAAGTCAGAGCTTTTGTTCGTGATCCGGAAAAAGCTAAACTATTTCTAAATGATGATGTAGAAATATATACCGGGCATTTAAATGATGAAAAAGCAATTGAAACTGCACTGAAAGGTTGCAGATTTCTTTTTCACCTCGCCGCAGACTATCGACTATGGGTTCCTGACCCTCAATCGATGTATCTCACCAATGTAGACGGAACCCGTCTGCTCATGGAAAAAGCTCTCGAAGCCGGAATCCAGCGTATTGTATATACATCAAGTGTCTGCACGCTGGGTTGCAGATCTGATGGAATTCCAGCTAATGAAGAACTTGTTTCCAATCTTAAGGACATGATCAGCCCGTATAAAAAATCAAAATTTTTAGCTGAAAAAGCTGTATCCAGAATGGTTCGTGAAAACGGGCTTCCTGCAGTCATTGTTAATCCATCTACCCCCGTCGGGCCCGGAGATTCCCGTCCTACTCCTACAGGTTCCATGATACTTGGCACAGCCCGTGACGGTGGAAGATTCTACGCGGATACAGGGCTGAACATTGCCCATGTTCAAGATATAGCACGCGGACACCTGCTGGCACTGGAAAAAGGAACTATCGGCCGGAGGTATATTCTCGGAGGTGACAACCTTCACCTGAAAGAACTTTTTAAGATAACTGCCAAGGCTGCCGGGATGCCTGGTCCAATATACAAAATTCCGACAGCGGCACTCTACCCGATTGCAGTAATCAGCGAATTCCTCGCCAATCTCAATCTTATTAAGGAACCTGCAGCCACTTTGGACAGCATTCGCATGGCCAGCAAGATAATGTTTTACAGTTCTAAAAGGGCCGAGACAGAACTTGGCTATACTCATCGTCCAGCAATTGAGGCTGTTGAAGACGCTATCAGATGGTTCAGAGAAAACGGCATGCTTGATTAG